TTTGGGAGGCCCAGTCCCGGAGGACAGTGGCTGATTCCGACCCTCCCTTTTCAAGGAGCTGGCAGTCTGGTAGATTCCCGCTCATTTCCAGTGGCTCAGAGGAGGTACCTCAAGCGGGGATTTCTGGGGTGGCGGCTGAACAACCCCCGGGCCGGCCGTTGTGCTCCTAGTCCCAAATAATTTGGGCTTCCTGGGAAGGGGACAACTGAACCGCAAGTGCGTCGGGAGAGAAGTGCTTGGTCTTCTCACGGCCCTCTGGGTTTGTTTCAGGCTCCGACCCAGCAGATCGGTCCGAGGGGTCTCAGGCAGTGGAACCCGAGGAGTCCCCAGGCACGCCGGATTGCGCGTCGGGTCCCGTCCCGCAGCGCCATTCCTTAAAGGGCTCTAAGGCCAGGGGCGCACGGCAGCCACGGGCATGGAGGGCGCGCTTGCGGCCAACTGGAGCGCGGAGGCGGTCAATGGCAGCGAGGCGCTGCCGGGAGCCGAGGGCAACCGCACCGCCGGGCCCCCGCAGCGCAACGAGGCCCTGGCGCGCGTGGAGGTGGCCGTGCTGTGCCTCATTCTCTTCCTGGCGCTGAGCGGCAACGCGTGCGTGCTACTGGCGCTGCGCACCACGCGCCACAAGCACTCgcgccttttctttttcatgaagcACCTGAGTATAGCCGACCTGGTGGTGGCAGTGTTCCAGGTGCTGCCGCAACTGCTCTGGGACATCACTTTCCGCTTCTACGGGCCCGACCTGCTGTGCCGCCTGGTTAAGTACCTGCAGGTGGTGGGCATGTTCGCCTCCACCTACTTGCTGCTGCTCATGTCTCTCGACCGCTGCCTGGCCATCTGCCAGCCGCTGCGGGCGCTGCGTCGCCGCGCGGACCGCCTGGCGGTGCTCGCCACgtggctggggtgcctggtggccaGCGCGCCCCAAGTGCACATCTTCTCGCTGCGCGAGGTGGCCGACGGCGTCTTCGACTGCTGGGCCGTCTTCATCCAGCCCTGGGGGCCCAAGGCCTACATCACGTGGATCACGCTCTCGGTCTATATCGTGCCTGTCATCGTGCTCGCCGTCTGCTACGGCCTCATCAGCTTCAAGATCTGGCAGAACTTGCGGCTCaagacggcggcggcggcggcggaggcggagGGGCAGGAGGGCGCGGCGGTGGCGGGCAGCGCTGGGCGCGCGGCTCTGGCACGCGTCAGCAGCGTGAAGCTCATCTCCAAGGCCAAGATCCGCACCGTCAAGATGACCTTCATTATCGTGCTGGCCTTCATCGTGTGCTGGACGCCATTCTTCTTCGTTCAGATGTGGAGCGTCTGGGACGCCAATGCGCCCAAGGAAGGTAGCGCTGGTGGGGAactggcagggggcggggtggggagtgcGGCGTCCTTGCCTCGATGTCTCTGCACGTCCAGGGCTCTAGGGGTCTCATGCAGGAGAGGTGGGCCTTGGAATCCTGCAGAACTGGGTTTGAGTAATGGCTCATTATCAAGGGATTTGAGGGCTTAACTTCCCTAAGCCTTGGCttactcttctgtaaaatgaccATGATGAAACTGCTGGCTCTCATCAGGCAGTAAgggaatgaaatgagaaaatgcgCGCCAAGTCCTTAGCAGAGTCCTTGGGCTACATATGGGGCGTATGGTTCATtattatggatgagaaaactgaggttcaggtgACGTTCCCACATGGTTAGCCAGTGGTGGAATAAACTTAAGAACGCAGGtgtggggcggctgggtggctcagtcgggtgagcgccAGACTtggactctggtcatgatctcacagttcgtgagttcaggccccacatcgtcatcgctgctgtcagcccagagcctgcttcaggtcttctgtccctttctttttctgcccctggcccgcttgcatgctctctctcaaaaataaataaacacttaaaaaaaaaaagaactcaagtcTAAAGCTCCCACCGCTTTAAATTTGCATTGAACTTGACTTTAAATTCAAGTCAGCCCAAACACACAGTATGTGGTGGCTGGGGCTTCGGGGGGATGTGATGTAGAGTCCCTGAACCCCTTGCCTGGTGGAGGTGGTGAGCCTCAAAGTAGAGAGGTGGGTGCCCCAGAAGGTAGAGGGGCTGGGGATGCCTAAGACTAGAGACTGTTTGTTGCttgtgctggggaggggtgggggtgggggaaaggaagggagccCGGATGCACACTTTCTGATTTGACCTGGGAGACTGGGTGGTTTCTGTAGGCAAGGAATGCACTTCCAGATTGGAGGACTGAGGAGGTCAGGGCTGAGGGTGGCCAGAGGCTGTTGTCTGAACTTGGGCACTGTCAGGAAGGCCCAGAGGAGAGTGTAGAATGGAGTAGTCTGTGGGGAGGGAGCTTGGGAGAGCAGAGAGCATCTTGGGTCCTGGGGCTTGTGGCCACCACTGGGCTGCTGCAGGCTCCTGGCAGCTTGGCCTtcagtgcccagcactgtgcccagcactgtggaGACACAGTGCCCAGCTGTCTCCAGCAGCTCATTTGCAAAGAGTAGGAGGAATGATCCGAGGTGGCAACTGACTTACACCTTTTTGTTTGAGGGTAAAAGCTCGTAACACTACACTGGGATGCAGGTGAGTCAGATGCTTATAAGGAAACATGGAGGGGTTTGCTTTCACCCTTTCTGCAAAAATgtcccatttttaaatataatcactCCTGCTCCCAACAGTCTAAAATACAACCTTCCCATGGAAGCAGAAGTCTCCCTTCATTCAGCTGGATCACTTAGCTTTGCTCTCTTCCAGAAACCACAGACTCCTGGCTTTAACCAGCCCTCCCCGTTAACCTAGTGTTTGCCTTAGTGGCCAGGGCAATTATCATTCGACATGTGCTGAGCACCTGTGGGATGTCAGGCTGGGGCAGTGTGGGGTGAGGATTGCTATGAAGACTCAGCAAAGCCAGCCTGGCTCCAAGGTGCAGCCTGTGGTCATGCCTTGAAGAAAGCGTTCAGgggtccagagaggggaaggtACTTGCTCCCGGTCACACAGCAAATCGGAGGCAGAGTAGAGCTATTTTGTCCTGTGCCAGACTTCTTATGAAGGACACATGAGTAGGGAGCTGGGTTGGGCAAAAGCCAGCAGTGGCTGGTTTCTAATCAAGGCATCAGGCTACACCTGTTTCCTGGGCAGAAGCTGAAGATTCAGACCTGAGTCTTGAGGGCTCAGACACTAGCCCTTGAGGAAGTGAGACTGATACTGAGCAGATCCTGGGGAGATATACTGGGGAGTCTTCCTTCCAGTGCTTACTAGTGTGGGATTCCAGGTGAAGGGTCCCCTTCTctaccttgttttgttttattttattttattttatttttttaatgtttatatttgaaagagagagagagagagagagagagagagagaatgggggggagagggggcagagagagagggagacacagaatccgtagcaggctccaggctccgagccatcagcacagaatctgatggggggctcgaactcacaaactgtgaaatcatgacctgagccaaagtcagatgcttagcccactgagccacccaggcaccccaattctacACTTTAAAAGTACATCAGACAGTCCATTTCTCTGTCTTAaaacacagagagagtgagagggaaccCTCAGCTAAAGTGGGGGCCAGAGGCCTTTTAGGTACATGTGGTTCCCTGAGGATTTCCAGGCAAGACCTTCAGTAGAGCCGGACCCCTGTTCTCAGGCTCCAGGagtggggaaagacacagactctAGGAACCTCCCATCTCCCCTGTGTTCCTGTGCTTCTTTCCCAGTTCAGAGGAAAAGGTGGGTGTCACACGGAGAGCATAGGTCCCCCTGGTCTTCCTCGACACTCTGTCTTGGGTACTGTGAGAAGAGAACAAGTGCAGACAGCAGGGGATTCATGATACCACCGCTGCCACGAGCCAGCGCCCAGTCCCCACGTGCCAGGCCCATCAAGCATCAAGGACTTGGGCTCTGGTCACCAGCCTGGCCAAGTCGTGCCTCGGCCTCAGGGCTGCAGCGGGTCTGAGTGGACATGGGCTCAGCTGGACTGTAAACTCTGTGCCCACGTGGCATTAATTGGGATAAGTGCAAGTAGCAGGTTGGGCCATCAGAAATGATGGTGTTTACAGTCACTTTGGAGACATGACTCTGTCCCAAGGCTATCGTAAGTGttaaggaataaaagaaaggtaCACTTGAGCTACTCAAGAGATTTTGATCAGCACCGCGGCATGAATGCACAGCCCCCACTTTCCAAGAGGAAGGGAATTCAGAAGAGATGCAAAACAGCGAGATCAGGGCCCCTCGCTCTGCTCATCTCCTGGGGAGTGGAGGCTGCAAGCTCAGGAAACCCGTTGAGAGCAGCATGACATTCCTTCGGGGAAGCCCAGGGGCAGACAGCTACAGATGGAGGTGGAGGGAGTGGGGCAAATGTGGGGTCTGTTCCTGCCAATAGCTTCATGATGAACACCTCTGAGAGAATAAGAAACTCCTGAACCACTGGCTACAGATCATGGGCCGAGTGGATGGAGAAACCATGCTTGTCT
This DNA window, taken from Neofelis nebulosa isolate mNeoNeb1 chromosome 4, mNeoNeb1.pri, whole genome shotgun sequence, encodes the following:
- the OXTR gene encoding oxytocin receptor; this translates as MEGALAANWSAEAVNGSEALPGAEGNRTAGPPQRNEALARVEVAVLCLILFLALSGNACVLLALRTTRHKHSRLFFFMKHLSIADLVVAVFQVLPQLLWDITFRFYGPDLLCRLVKYLQVVGMFASTYLLLLMSLDRCLAICQPLRALRRRADRLAVLATWLGCLVASAPQVHIFSLREVADGVFDCWAVFIQPWGPKAYITWITLSVYIVPVIVLAVCYGLISFKIWQNLRLKTAAAAAEAEGQEGAAVAGSAGRAALARVSSVKLISKAKIRTVKMTFIIVLAFIVCWTPFFFVQMWSVWDANAPKEASAFIIAMLLASLNSCCNPWIYMLFTGHLFHELVQRFLCCSSSYLKGSRPGETSVSKKSNSSTFVLSRHSSSQRSSSQPSTV